Proteins from a single region of Gammaproteobacteria bacterium:
- a CDS encoding DUF4398 domain-containing protein, with translation MKILDNHGSNRSAKWVGVPAIVAVTTIFMAGCASIPAPTEQFAVSNAAISSATRSGGNEHAPLELKSAMDKMERAEQAMQKEDYLLAGRLAEQAQLDAKLAETKADLAKTQKTVDDTLESNRVLREEINRTTQ, from the coding sequence ATGAAGATACTTGATAACCACGGATCGAATCGATCGGCAAAATGGGTCGGCGTGCCTGCGATTGTCGCTGTTACTACGATCTTTATGGCTGGATGCGCAAGCATTCCGGCTCCTACGGAACAGTTCGCAGTATCAAATGCGGCAATATCGAGTGCAACCAGAAGCGGCGGCAACGAGCATGCTCCGCTGGAACTCAAATCCGCCATGGATAAGATGGAGCGCGCCGAGCAGGCGATGCAAAAGGAAGATTACCTTCTTGCCGGACGATTGGCAGAACAGGCACAGCTTGATGCCAAGCTGGCAGAAACAAAGGCCGATTTGGCCAAGACGCAAAAGACGGTCGATGACACACTGGAATCGAATCGTGTTTTGCGTGAAGAGATTAATCGGACTACCCAGTAA
- a CDS encoding OmpA family protein: MRKTYTFPTIILTGAALAACSMTPEKNTALEEARSGYSAAQVNPDVTNHAAIELQQAGKAMDKANHAQSEHEDQKTVNHLAYLAKQRVEIAQERARQKAAELAVANAGAEREKVRLEMRTTEADAARQQLETAQVAARQNADELAVANADIARGKVRLETQTAESDAAARQQAASSEAAAALAVATADTERGKLLLDAQMAESDAAARQQAMITQESEKQKMAELAAANARISQMEEELKDLNARETERGMVITLGDVLFDTNKAELRSVGTNSVQKLAEFLKEYPERKILIEGHTDSTGSSDYNQNLSDRRAIAVRDTLINMQVAGDRVSTRGYGETNPVASNETTSGRQSNRRVEIIISSDSDPIASR; encoded by the coding sequence ATGAGAAAAACTTATACATTCCCCACCATCATACTGACCGGCGCCGCGCTTGCGGCCTGCAGCATGACACCGGAGAAAAACACTGCATTGGAAGAAGCCCGCAGTGGCTACAGCGCTGCGCAAGTAAATCCGGATGTCACCAATCATGCAGCGATCGAACTGCAACAGGCTGGCAAGGCGATGGATAAAGCCAACCATGCCCAGAGCGAACATGAAGACCAGAAGACAGTCAATCATCTCGCTTATCTGGCCAAGCAGCGAGTGGAAATAGCGCAGGAAAGAGCCAGACAGAAAGCGGCAGAGCTGGCCGTTGCCAACGCAGGTGCAGAGCGCGAGAAAGTCCGCCTTGAGATGCGAACGACGGAAGCCGATGCCGCCAGGCAGCAGTTGGAGACCGCTCAGGTGGCGGCCAGGCAGAATGCTGATGAGCTTGCTGTAGCCAATGCCGATATTGCACGCGGTAAAGTCCGACTTGAGACGCAAACGGCGGAAAGTGATGCGGCGGCCAGGCAACAGGCGGCGAGTTCGGAAGCTGCAGCCGCATTAGCGGTGGCTACTGCCGATACTGAACGTGGAAAATTACTTCTCGATGCGCAAATGGCGGAAAGCGATGCGGCAGCCAGGCAGCAGGCGATGATAACGCAGGAAAGCGAAAAACAGAAAATGGCGGAGTTGGCTGCAGCCAATGCCAGAATCAGTCAGATGGAGGAAGAGCTGAAGGACCTGAATGCCAGGGAAACGGAGCGCGGCATGGTGATTACTCTCGGTGACGTGTTATTCGATACCAACAAGGCAGAGCTCAGGTCGGTTGGCACGAATAGTGTTCAGAAGCTTGCCGAATTTCTCAAGGAATACCCGGAGCGCAAGATACTGATAGAAGGTCATACTGACAGTACGGGCAGTAGCGACTATAACCAGAATCTTTCTGATCGCCGTGCCATTGCCGTGCGCGATACCTTGATAAACATGCAGGTTGCAGGCGATCGCGTAAGTACACGTGGTTATGGAGAGACGAATCCTGTGGCCAGCAACGAAACAACTTCCGGGCGTCAGTCGAACCGGCGTGTTGAGATCATTATTTCCAGCGACAGTGACCCCATTGCGTCGCGTTGA
- a CDS encoding lmo0937 family membrane protein, with protein MLQTIAVILVVLWLLGMVSSYTMGGFIHVLLVIAIVVILVRLIQGRRVV; from the coding sequence ATGCTGCAGACTATTGCGGTCATCTTGGTTGTTCTATGGTTGCTCGGCATGGTTTCTTCCTACACCATGGGCGGGTTCATTCATGTTCTTCTGGTTATTGCCATCGTAGTGATTCTGGTACGACTTATTCAAGGTCGTCGGGTCGTTTAG
- a CDS encoding transposase: MESFNECLRGECLNVHDFVSQDEGAAGRLEAWRIDCNKHRPHGSPG; this comes from the coding sequence ATAGAATCGTTCAATGAATGTCTTCGGGGCGAGTGCCTGAATGTCCATGACTTCGTAAGTCAAGACGAGGGCGCGGCGGGGCGGTTGGAGGCCTGGCGGATTGACTGCAACAAACACAGGCCTCATGGCTCACCCGGGTAG
- a CDS encoding DUF2892 domain-containing protein: MDTSKQTNRAVTGRLRVVQNLGLMDRVVRGLIAVLLIAGPIIHLALGNILSWHGYVMLAGIYPALTSILGCDPFYAMLKVRSCGASDRTQCGTFPYEVDAALGNSPVPVKGSEHDHSLYAADHRKL, from the coding sequence ATGGACACCAGTAAACAAACCAATCGGGCTGTGACGGGTCGATTACGTGTAGTACAGAACCTTGGGTTGATGGACCGCGTGGTCCGAGGACTGATTGCAGTGCTTCTGATTGCCGGGCCGATTATTCATCTGGCATTGGGTAACATTTTAAGCTGGCATGGTTATGTAATGCTGGCAGGCATCTATCCTGCACTCACCTCTATATTGGGATGTGATCCGTTTTACGCCATGCTCAAGGTACGCAGCTGTGGCGCATCGGATCGCACTCAGTGTGGAACATTCCCCTATGAAGTTGACGCAGCACTGGGAAATAGTCCCGTACCAGTCAAGGGAAGCGAACACGACCATAGTCTATACGCAGCCGATCACAGAAAATTATGA
- the gstA gene encoding glutathione transferase GstA produces MKLYFKPGACSMAPHIALREAGYAFDLEKVDLARHQTAAGEDYLRINPKGYVPALRLGDGAILTECAVMLQYIADHMPAANLAPKAGTTERYRLMELLNFLATEVHKPFGPFFNPKAGPEIREYNLRLLTRRLGYLDTQLDGKPFLMGDRFTVADCYLFTLLNWCNLHQIDLAQWPALKDYMTRVAARPSVRETMKAEGLIK; encoded by the coding sequence ATGAAGCTGTATTTCAAACCCGGCGCCTGCTCAATGGCCCCGCACATCGCCCTGCGCGAGGCGGGTTATGCCTTCGACCTGGAGAAGGTCGATCTCGCCAGGCACCAGACCGCGGCCGGCGAGGACTACCTGCGCATCAACCCCAAGGGTTATGTGCCGGCGCTCCGGCTCGGCGACGGGGCGATCCTGACCGAGTGCGCCGTCATGCTCCAGTACATCGCCGATCACATGCCCGCCGCCAATCTCGCGCCGAAGGCCGGCACCACCGAACGCTACCGCCTGATGGAATTGCTCAACTTCCTCGCCACCGAGGTGCACAAGCCGTTCGGTCCGTTCTTCAACCCCAAGGCCGGGCCGGAAATCAGGGAATACAACCTGCGCCTGCTGACACGGCGCCTCGGCTATCTCGACACGCAGCTGGACGGCAAACCCTTCCTCATGGGCGACCGCTTCACCGTGGCGGACTGCTACCTGTTCACGCTGCTCAACTGGTGCAACCTGCACCAGATCGACCTGGCCCAGTGGCCGGCGCTGAAGGACTACATGACCCGCGTCGCGGCGCGCCCCTCCGTGCGCGAAACGATGAAGGCTGAAGGTCTGATCAAGTAG
- a CDS encoding group II truncated hemoglobin has protein sequence MGETEQSAYEALGGEDGVRRLVDRFYHLMDALPQARGIRALHPADLQSSRDKLFKFLSGWLGGPPLYIEQYGHPRLRARHLPFPIGEEDRDAWLLCMAQALAETGIDPALNDHLFRALSQLADHMRNQ, from the coding sequence ATGGGTGAGACGGAACAATCGGCGTATGAGGCCCTCGGCGGCGAGGACGGTGTGCGCCGCCTTGTCGACCGCTTCTATCATCTGATGGATGCCCTCCCGCAGGCGCGCGGGATCCGGGCGCTGCATCCCGCGGACCTGCAGTCCTCGCGCGACAAACTGTTCAAGTTCCTGTCCGGCTGGCTGGGCGGACCGCCGCTCTACATCGAGCAGTACGGACACCCGCGCCTGCGCGCGCGCCATCTGCCGTTCCCGATCGGGGAGGAGGACCGCGACGCCTGGCTGCTGTGCATGGCCCAGGCACTGGCCGAGACCGGCATCGACCCCGCCCTGAACGACCACCTGTTCCGGGCGCTGAGCCAGCTCGCAGACCATATGAGGAATCAATAG
- the rlmKL gene encoding bifunctional 23S rRNA (guanine(2069)-N(7))-methyltransferase RlmK/23S rRNA (guanine(2445)-N(2))-methyltransferase RlmL has product MYHVSLTYDPDPVNDFQFFASAPRNLEALLAEELRGLGIVSAVEGRGGVSFHGALADAYRACLWSRVANRILLPLARFPAPTPEALYEGVRRIPWQDHFGIDQTFAIDVTAAQAGITHSHYAALKTKDAVADQFRERAGARPSVQTGRPDLQINVYLRRDEAVVSIDLSGESLHRRGYRTAGAAAPLKENLAAGILLRAGWPGIARAGGAFLDPLCGSGTLPVEAALIAADIAPGLRREYWGFHGWQRHDAGLWQGLIAEAEERRSIGLAQLPVIRGCDHDARAVRDALANAARAGLEGRVHFETRALADCTPACAGGTGLLATNPPYGQRVGAAADLPALYDLLGRVMKERFQGWRAAVLTDDPELCRHFGLRVRRMHTLYNGAIECRLMNYELTPEWFHAERPESEQGPRPLPAAERGEGALMFANRLVKNRRHLRSWLAREDIHAYRLYDADLPEYALAVDVYQGEKLWAHVQEYRAPATVDEHKARQRLREALGVILEVLEIPEGQLFFKVRQRQKGAAQYEKLAEKRVFHEIREGGLRFLVNFEDYLDTGLFLDHRPTRALIRKLAPRTRFLNLFAYTGTASVYAAAGGAASTVTVDMSNTYLEWARSNMTLNGFTGRQHEFIQADCLDWLAQAGQRRFDLIFLDPPSFSTSKRMSGTFDVQRDHVDLIGRTAGLLATGGTLIFSNNLRSFRLDEGALADLGLAVENISRATLPKDFERDPRVHQCWKITRRGEA; this is encoded by the coding sequence ATGTACCATGTCTCCCTCACCTACGATCCAGATCCCGTGAACGATTTCCAATTTTTCGCCTCCGCGCCGAGAAACCTGGAGGCCCTGCTGGCCGAGGAACTGCGCGGCCTCGGCATAGTCTCGGCGGTGGAGGGACGCGGCGGCGTGAGCTTTCACGGCGCCCTCGCCGACGCCTACCGCGCCTGCCTGTGGTCGCGCGTGGCGAACCGCATCCTGCTGCCGCTGGCAAGGTTTCCGGCGCCGACGCCCGAAGCCCTCTACGAGGGGGTCCGGCGCATCCCGTGGCAGGACCACTTCGGCATCGATCAGACGTTCGCGATCGATGTCACCGCCGCGCAGGCGGGAATCACCCACAGCCATTACGCCGCGTTGAAGACGAAGGATGCGGTCGCCGACCAGTTCCGTGAGCGCGCCGGCGCGCGCCCCTCGGTGCAGACCGGGCGCCCGGATCTGCAGATCAACGTCTACCTGCGGCGCGACGAGGCCGTGGTGAGCATCGATCTCAGCGGCGAGTCGCTGCACCGGCGCGGCTACCGCACCGCGGGCGCGGCGGCGCCGCTGAAGGAAAACCTCGCCGCCGGGATCCTGCTGCGCGCCGGCTGGCCCGGGATCGCGCGCGCGGGCGGCGCGTTCCTCGACCCGCTGTGCGGTTCGGGCACGCTGCCGGTCGAGGCCGCGCTGATCGCGGCCGACATCGCGCCGGGATTGCGGCGCGAATACTGGGGCTTCCACGGCTGGCAGCGCCACGATGCCGGCCTCTGGCAAGGCCTGATCGCGGAGGCGGAGGAACGCAGGTCGATCGGACTGGCGCAGCTGCCTGTGATCCGCGGCTGCGACCACGACGCCCGCGCCGTACGCGACGCGCTCGCCAACGCGGCACGCGCCGGCCTCGAAGGTCGCGTGCACTTCGAGACACGCGCGCTGGCGGACTGCACGCCCGCGTGCGCCGGCGGGACCGGCCTGCTCGCGACCAATCCGCCCTACGGACAGCGCGTCGGCGCGGCCGCTGATCTGCCCGCGCTCTATGACCTGCTCGGCCGCGTCATGAAGGAGAGGTTCCAGGGCTGGCGCGCCGCCGTGCTCACCGACGACCCCGAGCTGTGCCGCCACTTCGGCCTGCGCGTGCGGCGCATGCACACGCTCTACAACGGCGCGATCGAATGCCGCCTGATGAACTACGAACTCACCCCGGAGTGGTTCCACGCCGAGCGCCCGGAATCGGAACAGGGTCCGCGCCCGCTGCCCGCCGCCGAACGCGGCGAGGGCGCCCTCATGTTCGCCAACCGCCTGGTCAAGAACCGGCGCCACCTGCGTTCGTGGCTCGCGCGCGAGGACATCCACGCCTATCGCCTGTACGACGCCGACCTGCCGGAATATGCGCTCGCCGTCGACGTCTACCAGGGAGAGAAGCTGTGGGCACATGTGCAGGAGTACCGCGCCCCGGCGACCGTCGACGAGCACAAGGCGCGGCAGCGCCTGCGCGAGGCGCTCGGGGTGATCCTCGAGGTGCTGGAGATCCCGGAGGGGCAGCTCTTCTTCAAGGTGCGGCAGCGGCAGAAGGGTGCGGCGCAGTACGAGAAGCTGGCGGAGAAGCGCGTCTTCCACGAGATCCGCGAAGGCGGGCTGCGTTTCCTGGTCAACTTCGAGGACTACCTCGACACCGGGCTGTTCCTCGACCACCGCCCGACGCGCGCACTGATAAGGAAGCTGGCGCCGCGCACGCGCTTTCTCAACCTGTTCGCCTACACCGGCACCGCCAGCGTCTACGCCGCGGCGGGCGGGGCCGCCTCCACCGTCACGGTGGACATGTCGAACACCTATCTCGAGTGGGCGCGTAGCAACATGACCCTGAACGGCTTCACCGGGCGGCAGCACGAATTCATCCAGGCCGACTGCCTGGACTGGCTGGCGCAGGCGGGACAGCGGCGCTTCGACCTCATCTTCCTCGACCCGCCGAGCTTTTCCACCTCCAAGCGCATGAGCGGCACCTTCGATGTGCAGCGCGACCATGTCGATCTGATCGGCAGGACCGCCGGACTGCTCGCGACCGGCGGCACGCTGATCTTCTCCAATAACCTGCGCAGTTTCAGGCTGGACGAAGGCGCGCTCGCGGACCTCGGCCTGGCCGTTGAAAACATCTCACGCGCCACCTTACCCAAGGATTTCGAGCGCGACCCCAGGGTGCATCAGTGCTGGAAAATAACCAGGAGAGGTGAGGCGTGA
- a CDS encoding Crp/Fnr family transcriptional regulator, whose amino-acid sequence MIDRAQQSRVTGCLPLLQDASPDFRAGFFQAASLAHIGRGEVIAMEGDECARLALLVAGKVRVFKTAATGREITLYHIGAGDSCVLTASCIMSHSPFPAIAEAQTAIDAVLIPAGQTRAWMTEPAWSAFIFGLVSRRLADVISVLEDVAFQRMDARIAAYVARLADESSVLSVTHHEIAAELGTSREVVSRILKDFENRGLVKVGRGELQVMDPARLRALC is encoded by the coding sequence GTGATTGATCGGGCGCAACAGTCGCGCGTGACCGGGTGTCTGCCCTTGCTGCAGGACGCCTCCCCCGATTTTCGTGCCGGGTTTTTCCAGGCCGCGAGTCTGGCGCACATCGGGCGGGGCGAGGTGATCGCGATGGAGGGCGATGAGTGCGCCCGGCTCGCGCTGCTCGTCGCGGGAAAGGTGCGGGTGTTCAAGACCGCCGCCACGGGCAGGGAAATCACCCTGTACCACATCGGCGCAGGCGACAGCTGCGTGCTTACCGCCTCCTGCATCATGAGTCACTCGCCGTTTCCGGCGATCGCCGAGGCGCAGACCGCGATCGACGCCGTGCTGATCCCCGCCGGGCAGACCCGCGCCTGGATGACCGAACCGGCCTGGAGCGCCTTCATCTTCGGCCTGGTGTCGAGGCGCCTGGCCGACGTGATCTCGGTGCTGGAGGACGTCGCGTTCCAGCGCATGGACGCGCGCATCGCGGCCTACGTCGCCCGGCTGGCCGATGAGTCGTCCGTGCTCAGCGTCACCCATCATGAGATCGCCGCCGAGCTGGGCACCTCGCGCGAGGTGGTCAGCCGCATCCTGAAGGACTTTGAGAACCGCGGCCTGGTGAAGGTCGGCCGGGGAGAACTGCAGGTGATGGACCCGGCCCGTCTGCGGGCCCTGTGTTAA
- a CDS encoding DUF2892 domain-containing protein: protein MNKNVGGVDRTIRLIAGLAIAGAGLYYQSLWGLIGAVLIVTAVLGWCPPYSLLGINTCKKPAA, encoded by the coding sequence ATGAACAAGAACGTGGGTGGTGTCGACAGGACCATACGATTGATCGCCGGTCTCGCTATCGCGGGCGCCGGATTGTACTACCAGAGCCTGTGGGGTCTGATCGGCGCGGTGCTCATCGTGACCGCCGTGCTGGGCTGGTGCCCGCCCTATTCGCTGCTGGGCATCAACACCTGCAAGAAGCCCGCCGCCTGA
- a CDS encoding cytochrome c, whose amino-acid sequence MRRTGALVIAAGLLAGAASADGPETGRQLFEARCGAGCHQLPEPDSLTPAQWPLVLQTMQKRMQRFGMTPLTEAEYDAVLAYLVAHARRNP is encoded by the coding sequence GTGAGACGGACGGGCGCGCTCGTCATCGCCGCGGGGCTGCTCGCGGGCGCGGCGTCAGCCGACGGGCCGGAGACGGGCCGGCAGCTGTTCGAGGCCCGCTGCGGCGCCGGCTGCCATCAGCTGCCCGAACCCGACAGCCTGACGCCGGCCCAGTGGCCACTCGTGCTGCAGACCATGCAGAAACGCATGCAGCGGTTCGGGATGACTCCGTTGACGGAGGCGGAGTACGACGCGGTGCTGGCCTACCTGGTCGCGCACGCGCGCCGCAATCCCTGA
- a CDS encoding redoxin domain-containing protein: MCIARLAVLALALLLSACQDVTDDLDPSGTDRRPEVVAGTSGHAVGQLAPDFTVPDSRGVSFTLSAELGGTSGVAMYFAMWCPICDSHMSHMRSRISADFPQVKFIIVDYVSGSAGGARAAQIANGYTDLRVLADGDQAILNLYDATMGSTVVVDSGGVVRMNEDYKDGTKLRQTLEALP, encoded by the coding sequence ATGTGTATCGCTAGACTGGCCGTCCTCGCGCTCGCCCTGTTACTGTCCGCCTGCCAGGACGTGACGGACGACCTCGATCCCTCCGGCACGGACCGGCGTCCGGAGGTCGTCGCCGGCACCAGCGGCCATGCGGTCGGACAGCTCGCGCCGGATTTCACCGTGCCGGACTCACGCGGTGTGAGCTTCACGCTGTCCGCCGAACTGGGCGGGACCAGCGGTGTCGCGATGTACTTCGCGATGTGGTGCCCGATCTGCGACAGCCATATGAGCCACATGCGCTCGCGTATATCCGCCGATTTTCCCCAGGTGAAGTTCATCATCGTGGATTACGTGAGCGGCTCGGCGGGCGGCGCGCGCGCCGCGCAGATCGCCAACGGCTACACGGACCTCAGGGTGCTGGCCGACGGCGACCAGGCAATCCTGAATCTCTACGACGCGACCATGGGCAGCACGGTCGTCGTCGACAGCGGCGGCGTGGTGCGCATGAACGAGGACTACAAGGACGGGACCAAGCTGCGGCAGACGCTGGAGGCACTGCCGTGA
- a CDS encoding 2Fe-2S iron-sulfur cluster binding domain-containing protein yields MPTLIFEKQAYQRNPEETVLDCLLRHGVSVPHSCRSGVCQSCLMRSIDSDPPAAAQHGLKDSLRQQRYFLACACAPEGDFTATLSGPVLIRFPARVISVEKLSRRIARVRLDPAGAFDYRAGQFINLARSDGLTRPYSLASLPYTEDFLELHVARHEQGRMSSWIHDELQPGDEIAVSTPIGECCYRPEQPKQPLLLVGTGCGLAPLYGVIRDALHHGHTGPIWLYHGSRDREGLYLVEELRGLARDHDNFNYVPCLDSPAAGDEDVTVQRAHEAALARHADMKGWRVFLCGHPEMVKQTKIKTYLAGAALADIHADPFQSAAP; encoded by the coding sequence ATGCCGACGCTGATCTTTGAGAAGCAGGCTTACCAGCGCAATCCCGAAGAAACCGTCCTCGACTGCCTGCTGAGGCACGGCGTATCCGTCCCGCATTCCTGCCGCAGCGGCGTGTGCCAGTCATGCCTGATGCGCTCGATCGACTCCGATCCGCCGGCCGCGGCGCAGCACGGACTTAAAGACTCCCTCAGGCAGCAGCGCTACTTTCTCGCCTGCGCCTGCGCCCCGGAGGGCGACTTCACGGCCACCCTGAGCGGTCCTGTACTCATCCGGTTCCCGGCCCGCGTCATCTCGGTGGAGAAGCTGTCGCGCAGGATCGCACGTGTGCGGCTCGACCCTGCGGGCGCCTTCGACTACCGCGCCGGCCAGTTCATCAATCTCGCGCGCAGTGACGGGCTCACCCGCCCCTATTCCCTCGCGAGCCTGCCGTACACCGAGGACTTTCTCGAACTGCACGTGGCGCGCCATGAACAGGGCCGCATGAGCAGCTGGATCCACGATGAACTGCAGCCGGGCGACGAGATCGCCGTCAGCACGCCCATAGGCGAATGCTGCTACCGGCCGGAGCAGCCGAAGCAGCCGCTGCTGCTGGTCGGCACCGGCTGCGGCCTCGCGCCCCTGTACGGCGTGATCCGCGACGCGCTGCATCACGGCCACACCGGCCCGATCTGGCTCTATCACGGCAGCCGCGACCGCGAGGGACTCTACCTGGTCGAAGAACTGCGCGGCCTCGCACGCGATCACGACAACTTCAACTATGTTCCGTGCCTGGACAGCCCCGCGGCCGGGGATGAGGACGTCACAGTACAGCGCGCGCATGAGGCGGCCCTCGCCAGGCATGCGGACATGAAAGGCTGGCGCGTATTCCTGTGCGGCCATCCCGAGATGGTGAAACAGACGAAGATTAAGACGTATCTCGCGGGTGCCGCGCTGGCGGACATACACGCCGATCCCTTTCAATCCGCCGCACCCTGA
- a CDS encoding group 1 truncated hemoglobin, producing MTQSLYEQLGGEPAVNAAVDIFYRKMLSDNRVSRFFEGVDMERQASKQKAFLTMVFGGPAKYTGKDMYEGHKHLIKMGLNDSHVDAVIENLGATLKELGVKNELIAQVAGIANSVRDDVLGRGH from the coding sequence ATGACACAGTCACTCTACGAACAACTCGGCGGCGAACCGGCGGTCAACGCAGCGGTCGACATCTTCTACCGCAAGATGCTGTCCGACAACCGCGTCAGCCGCTTCTTCGAAGGCGTCGACATGGAACGGCAGGCCTCGAAGCAGAAGGCCTTCCTGACCATGGTATTCGGCGGCCCTGCCAAGTACACCGGCAAGGACATGTACGAGGGCCACAAGCACCTGATCAAGATGGGCCTGAACGACAGCCATGTCGATGCGGTGATCGAGAACCTCGGCGCCACCCTGAAGGAGCTCGGGGTGAAGAACGAGCTGATCGCACAGGTCGCGGGCATCGCCAACAGCGTACGCGACGACGTGCTCGGCCGGGGTCACTAG
- a CDS encoding glutathione S-transferase N-terminal domain-containing protein, which produces MKLYGTLTSPYVRRVRAFLHEKGIAHEFVIAAPGDPAGTVPRLNPLGKVPVLLRDDGEALFDSPLIIDYLDGLGGAPLIPPAGDDRWRTQRWHALGQGICDAVVARLMETRRKAEQQDAGVIAKQEGKVAAALRFAEARLGQGAPLVGARFGIADIALAVALEYIDMRYAHDWRGAHPALARWLAGVAGRPCLKETQAPA; this is translated from the coding sequence ATGAAGCTGTATGGAACGCTGACATCACCGTACGTTCGCAGGGTGCGCGCCTTCCTGCACGAGAAGGGCATCGCGCACGAATTCGTCATCGCGGCCCCCGGCGATCCCGCCGGGACGGTGCCGCGCCTGAATCCGCTTGGCAAGGTGCCGGTGCTGCTGCGCGACGACGGCGAGGCGCTGTTCGATTCGCCGCTGATCATCGATTATCTCGACGGCCTGGGCGGCGCGCCGCTGATCCCGCCCGCCGGCGACGACCGCTGGCGCACGCAGCGCTGGCATGCGCTCGGGCAGGGGATCTGCGATGCGGTGGTGGCGCGGCTGATGGAGACGCGGCGCAAGGCGGAACAGCAGGACGCCGGCGTGATCGCGAAACAGGAGGGCAAGGTCGCGGCCGCGCTCAGGTTCGCGGAGGCGCGGCTGGGGCAGGGCGCACCTCTGGTCGGCGCGCGTTTCGGCATCGCCGACATCGCACTTGCGGTCGCGCTCGAATACATCGACATGCGCTATGCGCACGACTGGCGCGGCGCACACCCGGCGCTGGCGCGCTGGCTTGCCGGTGTGGCCGGGCGGCCGTGCCTGAAGGAAACGCAGGCGCCTGCCTAG
- a CDS encoding ATPase has translation MTGPHKHTDPAHQPRRDRMYEEHVKDPYLERGKPPEPAACPDCGAVFHKGRWQWGEAPEKAHPHRCPACQRIHDRVPAGELILEGDFFAGHREEITHLIRHIETREKGEHPLERIMDARDEGGRHIVTFTSQHITRGAGDAVHHAYQGKLEIRASDKDGMLRITWRR, from the coding sequence ATGACCGGACCACACAAGCACACCGACCCCGCCCATCAGCCCAGGCGCGACCGCATGTACGAGGAGCACGTGAAGGATCCCTACCTCGAGCGCGGCAAGCCGCCGGAACCGGCGGCTTGCCCGGACTGCGGCGCCGTGTTCCACAAGGGCCGCTGGCAATGGGGCGAGGCGCCGGAGAAGGCGCATCCGCACCGCTGCCCGGCCTGCCAGCGCATCCATGATCGCGTGCCCGCGGGCGAACTGATCCTTGAAGGCGATTTCTTCGCCGGCCATCGCGAAGAGATCACGCATCTCATCCGCCATATCGAGACCAGGGAAAAGGGTGAGCATCCGCTCGAGCGCATCATGGACGCGCGCGACGAAGGCGGCCGCCATATCGTCACCTTCACCAGCCAGCACATCACGCGCGGCGCGGGCGACGCGGTGCACCATGCCTACCAGGGCAAGCTGGAGATCCGCGCGTCCGATAAGGACGGCATGCTGCGCATCACCTGGCGGCGCTGA
- a CDS encoding LemA family protein: MDFTGIVTIVVLLAIVFYIASIYNRLVNLRNRFKNAFAQIEVQLKRRYDLIPNLVETAKGYLKHERETLEAVIAARNAAAATLRTVAADPANVAAVQSLSGAEGALAGALGRLNVVMEAYPDLKASQNMQQLTEELTSTENKVAFARQAFNDAVMEFNTYRQSFPPNVFAGMFGFRSDAALLEFKDSAAIQEAPKVSFT; encoded by the coding sequence ATGGATTTCACCGGCATAGTGACCATCGTTGTACTGCTCGCCATCGTTTTTTACATCGCGTCGATCTACAACCGGCTGGTGAACCTGCGCAACCGGTTCAAGAACGCGTTCGCCCAGATCGAGGTGCAGCTCAAGCGCCGCTACGACCTGATCCCGAACCTGGTCGAGACCGCCAAGGGATACCTGAAGCATGAGCGCGAGACGCTGGAGGCGGTGATCGCCGCGCGCAACGCCGCGGCCGCGACGCTCAGAACGGTCGCGGCCGATCCCGCCAACGTCGCCGCGGTGCAGTCGCTGAGCGGGGCCGAGGGCGCGCTGGCCGGCGCACTGGGCCGGCTGAACGTGGTGATGGAGGCCTATCCGGACCTCAAGGCGAGCCAGAACATGCAGCAGCTCACGGAGGAACTCACCAGCACCGAGAACAAGGTGGCGTTCGCGCGCCAGGCCTTCAACGACGCAGTGATGGAATTCAACACCTATCGCCAGTCGTTCCCGCCCAATGTTTTCGCCGGCATGTTCGGCTTCCGCTCCGACGCGGCCCTGCTGGAGTTCAAGGACAGCGCGGCGATCCAGGAGGCGCCCAAAGTCTCCTTCACCTGA